The Mercenaria mercenaria strain notata chromosome 6, MADL_Memer_1, whole genome shotgun sequence genome contains the following window.
aatcaaacttgtacaaaatctGTATCGACTTAATAGCTCGATtccttcgaaaactggccagatcccatcatgggttcaagggttatggcctcttaaagtgccagaatttgcaatttttggctattaacacgatagagaccacggtttgcaataaactttaataaacttgcacacaatttgtaattggcataatatctaggtcccttttgaaaactggtcagatcacatcatgggtttcagagttatggtcccttaatgggccaaaatttgctattgtttgcttgtgaacatgatagagaccacattttgagaTCAACattaatcaaacatgcacacaacttgtattggcataatatctcgattcttttcgaaaactggccagatcccacaatgggtttcagagttatggcccttataaAGGTGCAAAAGTTGCCATTTTGGCCTTTCTATCTCtatagagacttcattaatggttttatttgatataaacttgcaaaatatctctaACAACAATAATTTTTGGAGTCCATGATAAATCTGTCAAAtcaaatcataggttctggagttattttgtatatgattacctcttctgattttaatcaaaacggatttatatcagtaagttcttataggactcatttgaaatattattattgtcattagttggactcagacaatcagggtagataactatggactgattttatgtcaaattaccttcccttatttcaaattaaaacgtatatttctccgtaactaatgaaaatactgatctgaaatttcatttatgatatcagatggacttggacaatcagtaaagatgcatattgactgaatttatgataaattccccccccccccccccctttatttttgtatgtaaatgaatatacctagcagcttctaatgagattggtttgaaacgttagtTATGTCTTCCATGataagaaatttctattttacttacttttctaatatattgttgtaaaggcatgTACTCTGTGTGATTACCTCCCCtggttaaaaaaatgaatttatctcagtaagtatttataggactcatttgaaatttcattattgtcataagttggacttaGACtaccagggtagataactatggactgattatatcaaattatctcccttggtttcaaattaaaatgggtgtttCTCAGTTATGACTTTGTGCTGCAGCAATGCCTGTACTGCATGTAATGGAAATTACCTTTTCTTTATTGGCTATATCTTCTGCAAACTTAGACAGGACGTATGATTTCCCCGTCCCACCTTGTCCAGTTAAAATAATATTGTGGCCATTTATTGCAGCCGAGTAAAATAAACCTTGGCTAGCACTTAACATAATTGACAACttttaaaaatacgtttttacttACTCTGGAGTGCTCCGATAGAAATACCTGTCCAAGGTGCAAGCAAACCAGTTTTTCCgctatgtaaacaaacctcgtgtaacacttgatgaagcgataatccggtataatgtaGTCGTAACGGtattaattttggtacccggtaACGATATGCGCTGtacaaagcagggatcaattcgcaaggaagtgttccataaaaTTTAGATTAATTGATTTAtagtatttattgatttctcgtcagAATACAAATGATATTTGtcaggaccggtgtcatttgacagaatggtaacacaCACTTCGAATGATACCACCTATTCATTGGTAGGgatttatttaaaagtttaattggcTATTGTTTCCATACTGTCTGtgcgatgtttcatatcttgtagtactgagagcattgatggtaaaaaatacattttttaaaaacacgctgaaatgttacaaaatgcgttttatgatcgtcatctaagctcaatacatggtaaaatgttaaaaactattggctaaacttaaccaaggGCGGAGGAgagtgggggtgggtgggggtccgaaccccaagtgtctgtgtgatatttaagaaaaaaaatgacccATTACTGTACATACAGTAAGATTTATATTAGAAATGTCtagtttattactttttatgaaagcTTGCAATTATCTCCgtttaatacaaaagtgtttaaaaagtggattatttcttttgatttcaatatagtttctagttttacatttgcatataataaaatatatagtggAATATTTCAACTATCTAAAACAAAAGGCAGATTTTAAAACAACATGCAACTTTGGAATTAATTTATTTTCGGtgtatcttggttgcgcaaccaatatagacaaagggagataataataagtttataaacttgcatttctaatgattttttttttgcaaaacatatacttaaaaattattagtgcaaatctttgacaactttatTACAATAATGctaatattcatatcattccGTAATTGTGTTAATTAACTTTATATTCATGCTAAAATAaagctatcttggttgggcaaccaggataggaaaatcaaagtttaaaaatacttcaaGCCAAAATCTGACATGTATTAATTAAGAACTcgatgaacacaaataagtgtaaatgatcagttggttaAACCATTAGTTGACGAAACTCTGATTAACCACCTCCAACGTttacaaatacatatatacactgttatACGCTTTTGTTTTTTAAGGTGTAGCTGTTTTTATTGCATCTTTGCCCTTGTTGTTTTGACGGCTTCTACTGGTACATGTATTTGATCTGCTTGGGTAAAAAAGGGTGACGTATAAATTTATTTGTGCGTCCCAAAAAGAGATTGTTTGAAATATCTGCTCAAAGCATTTTGCCTGCGTAACCTATTCAACAGGAGtatttttaaagaagtattttgAGGGAATAAGGATGTTTCTTTCTTGAGACATGGATACCTGTCATTTGTAGAGGTGGAGGGATTGAAATCCTAGCCCAAATCCCACTtcttttttactgttttacagTCATTTTGAAGGAGTTTTAATTATTTGACAGAAAAAGTGACATGTACATTATTTGACAGCGTCATAGGCAAACATACAATATATAGACAAACCGTTTTACATATGCAAGGGAGAGCCAAGCACGGATCTCTGCACAACTTCAGAAGTTTGAAcaaataccttttaaaattacAGAGATGAAACAACAGAGATAAGTTGACATGGAAAGATAAATGGCGCTGTGATCAATTTTGAATCGAGCTTGACACCAAGTTTTGCACGGATATGTTTATTAATCCCACgacacgagtggtgggggttatatgaatggtctccgtccatccgatatagctgtctttcagactggaTTTTACTTAAAAGCTTACCACCGCCAGCAAGTTAGCAGTTTAACACTGTCAACCGTGCCGAATGGCCGAGCAACACTAACTGGCTGTTGAAAGCGCGATTGCATTGTACGCATACTTGCTTGAATGTGAGTCCCGTGAAAGAAACAAATTAAGGGGTGGGGAAAATCCGTAGTAGCACTTGCGATGTTCGCCAAAGTTGCTTTACCATGCGAAAGAACGAGTACGTCATATAAAACGAACCTTACTGAACTTAGGAGAGATCATAATATCATGTCATAAAACATGTATAATCTAAtctattgtacatgtattacgaGACATTGGGCGGATGAATACGCAGCTCGTACAAACGGGACATACACTATAAAGTTCGTTTTGGATAAATATACTCAAAGTTGCTGaataagtttaaacaatatttttgtatcTTTGTGCTAACTTTGATCCTGCTAAAAGGATTACGTTTTTAGTATATGTGATAcgaaatataaaataagaaatcttGTAATTAAGCTGTACTTAATCATGTATCATATAACCAGAAGCAAGCTACTGTACACATCTGTATTCTTCTTAGTAATCGGTGGCGGACGATTTATTTATTGCTGGAAACAAGAAGACTCGGGATTTCTGCCAGGTTAGTAttgataagaaatatatatacgaTAGGTAACcagaaataaaatttctttaGATAAGCAAACGTATTAAACTGTAGACTGGGCATGTAAGACATGTTTCAATTctttgtcgggtttaacgtcacacagacGCGATTATAGGTCATAAGACGACTTTGAAacttttgatggcggaggaagacacTTCGAGCATTATTGCATGCACGGGTGTCACACGGATTGAACTTCCGACCATCCGTAAACCAACTGGATAGCCTCCACACATGAAAGTATTCTACACTataagtgaggtttcgaaccaacagcAATGACAGACGTCTGTGACCATGACAATTCGACCACGGAGCTCAcaacacaaactatggaccgatGATATATCAAATAAGATGGCAGTCCGCCCGGTTAGCTTCGTggggaaagtaaaaaaaaaatatcaatatagcTTGCGAGTTTGCTCCCTGTAACAGGGCTAATGCCATACGTGACGAATTGACAGAAACAATATGCATGGAATCATTCGATCTTTGATACATATGTGTAAGTATGTAGCTATACCTGTGGTGAACTGAATTTGTACTGCTGCAGAGTCCCGAAACACTAAAGTTCATTAACCTACCACATAACTGAAATAACGTTGAATGATAACATTAATTTCATAACAAACAAAACTTGAATACAACCTTTATCACTTAAATTATCTGAATTAGATGATTTTAATCCTAAAACTAtagataaatatatgtatataagataTTTGGATAAATAAACCACTACTTTTGATACCTACACAAATCTTAAAAATTGTCCTCTAGACAAATGCCATTTGAAGGCACTGAACACCAGATTTCGGCTACACATGATCTTTCTTTAAtcttgaagtttggtcatattatgaacattaaaatatgattttttgtttctacagACTGGATGTGCTTTAATTTATCGACACTGCACAAAACTGAATGAACCGATCTTTCTTCTAATTTTTACATTCAGTTATTACAAATTGAAAAAAGTCATTTCTAATCACACTTATACGTACTTTTCAACGTGTATTATTGAAGCACCTAAGAATGACTAGGCGTAAGAAACAGATGAAGTAATCGCATAAACAACGCTGTTGATGACACAATCGCTtgtattatacaataattgcagATTAGTGAAGTCGATATATCTCCATATCGACCGAACCTTAAAGGGCAAAATTGTTTACAAGTAAAAGCAGCAATTAGAAGTTTACTTGAGATAAGAGTAGATGTAATAATAATTCTAACACGGTTTGATTTATTGTCCTCTTAAACAAAGAAGTCTAAGACTTGTGCGTTATTATGCAAAAGTTTTACATCATATAGCGTCAAACGTCACAGTagcacgctggaaaagaaaacttTACAGAACTATTTAGAGGATGCCGTAAAGGATATATATGAtaatcctttataacgtgttagaatcgaaataatatatctcagacagtgatttgctcttgaataaatcattgtcgtTAAGCTGCACCATCGTGATATTGTTCATTCCCATCTGAActcaaaataatgattttattcaagagcaaattacAATtactattttggaaatattatttcttaaatatatcattACTAATTACTTCCAGCCGTATATTACTTTATGTTAAAACTTAGTACATTTGTAGTCACATTTCCATAATAATGCACTGAATCTCTTAGTTTTGCTTATAGTCAAACATATGTCATTATATCTCTGAGAtatttacttttctaaagtctaaTGTAATTGATACGTACTATAGACCTATTAAtcataatcattttcattttgtctgaAGATATGTTTTAATGGAAAAGATGTGCCATTcatttataaatgtttgtttgcTGTAAAGCTGTTGCTATGTTACAATCTAATTGTAAAATGGGACACCAGTGGCCTTTGGAGAAGCTTGATACATTACCGCCATATATGTTTTTCAGATATAGTCGTCGCCAGCAGCATTGCGATTGCCTTAATTCTGATAGACATTTACAGACTGAAACCAGCGCCATCCCACACATTAAGCAGTTTAATTTTGCAGTACATATTCATGAGAACCTTATTAGTGTGTGGGTATACACTGAAGAAACGTTTTGATAAGAAATGCAAGAAATGTGAAGAACAACAAGAAAGTATTCTGAAAGAAATCTTAGCACAAAACAAGGATACACTTTTTGCAAGGGATCACAGTCTGGAAAATGTTAACTCTGTACAAAATTTTAGGGAAACTATGACGCTCACATCTTACGATAACTACCGGAAATATGCTGAAATGATAAAAGAAGATGGTGCAGAAAACATACTTTTTCCCGGAAAAGCTTACTTCCTGGCGCTTACTTCCGGTACAACTTCCGGTAAAAGCAAAGTATTTCCGAAAAGCCAAAAAGCGCGGAATAAGGCGATGCCATGGATTCTTGCAATGATATACAACATGGTATATGCTACTGGAAATCAACTCCTAAAGAAGTGGCTGTATGTTAAAATTGTTCCAAAGCTAATTGTCACAAATTCCGGAATAGAATCTGGACCCATTGCAGCCGTTACATACAAATTCAACTTTCCATTTTCAGCAGTACCAAATCTTTCCGTACAAACTGAGTACGAAGCTTTGTACATTCACTTAGCATTTAGTCTTGCAGAAGATGACGTGTGCTGTTTTTCAACAATGGTGTCAACAACAGCATTATCCTTGTTCACAGTAATGGAGAAGAATTGGAGCTCGCTCTGCAATGACATAGAAAATGGGGCACTTTCAGAAAATTTGGACGTTTCTGTTCTTGAAAGAAATCGATTAAATAGGCTGCTGAAACCTAATCCAAAGCGTGCTGCCTTCTTGAGAAAAGAATTTGCTAAAGGATTTAGGGGTATTGTGTCTAGAATATGGCCGACCTGTCCGTGTCTTCTGGCCCTCAAGACTGGCGTGTTTGAAACACCGGTAAGTATACTCTGTTATCATAACTTGTGTAAGGGATGGTTCTAGCGTGTATAACTTTATACACACTGTCCTGTCTGCAGACCATAGGCGATGTCTCACAATTTTGTTATattgttttgtccttgttttcTATTTACTATAATTGtgtatgtgagccgtgccatgggaaaaccaacatagtggctttgcgaccagcatggatccagaccagcctgcgcatccgcgcagtctggtcaggatccatgctgttcgctaacagtttctctaattccaataggctttgaaagcgaacagcatggatcctgaccagactgcgcggatgcgcaggctggtctggatccatgctggttgcaaacccactatgttggttttctcatggcgcggctcatgtattTTTATATGgtattctattatacatattcAGATGTAAGTTTTTGAAAGGCTACATGTTTGAAATGTAGTTATCCATATTCTGTCtttgtttttggtattttagTATCTGATGTTGCTGTCGTAGTCTATAAGTTTCAGCTGACATAGAAATCGATATAAAATGTTAGTCAAAGTCTACATATTAAGCCCAGTGTTAATGCTTTGGTTAATTAGAAACGAGTTTTTCTCCaacaagagccataactttgcAGGTGATAGTTTAGGCTAAAATGCTGTTCTGTATGTTATATTCATCAGGAACATTCTTTGCAAGGTTGATTCTCACTGTTTTTCACTTACCCTAATTATATGACAGGTATTGCCCCTGAAGGGATTAAAAAGACAACTCTGGAACGACATATAACATGTACTAGCTGGTACAACAATTAATGTCACGCTCTTTCACAGGTCTACCGATTCACTGATTTAGTAAATTAAATGCTTATATTTCAGGCAAAAATTGTTAAGGAAAAATACCTAGGTGAACTTCACATTGCTTCTTTAATGCATAATGGAACTGAAACGATCTATGGTATGAACATTGATCCCATGGCAGAACCAGATGTCAACTACGTGCCTATATTACCCTTAATCTTCTTTGAGTTTCTTCCGATTGAGGAATTTGGAGAGAAATTACCATCAACATTGCTCGCGCACCaggttaaattaaattaaattaaaaacatttttatataactgtaaaaaaataGCTAAGTTTTCTTGGCAATGTGTTTCATTTGCTCTAAATATGGTACACCTATTGCGCAGGACAACACCGTATACCATGCatcatataaaatattgtaaaatacatgcaGTCTATTCAATGCTACTTTTACTAGGTCGTGGTGtgtattgcacatttcatcacctctcatgaacagactcaccCGAAGTTtgttataggaataaggtcagtaattcggtcgaaaatgtacTTCAGTGGTGTATTGAAAATGTCCAAAGTAAATAGATcataattttccctttttttgcgcaaattcatgTAGAACGAGTGTTTTAATCACacgttttcactgctagaatacattctgcatgaaacaagacggttttcatgtttatacaccccaaatggcaagttttgcaaatcgaaaccgaaagtaggggtttattaTGCGGACAAGGGCAAATATGTGACATCtcagggtagcagaccacaactgactggcatttcactaggaactattcaaccccctattttcttttcattttttcgttaatatatgatagaactttcacgcaaaataggtgtaggaaaaagtgatgttctataaagatacgtaaatacgacctgaagttgtcgttttttatatgaaacaaagaaggatttgaattactgaccttcaacctttTAATTCTGTTTCCGAAAGATCTTTTGAACGTTTaaaagcatgtttgtttttaaatggatAAAAAGCACATTGAAAAGGGAATATAGAATCATAAATTGCTCAACTTTCAATTATTGTTCAATGGTCAACACTTTATAACTTCGTAAGTTGTTTGATTATTAAAAACATACAAAAGTCTTTAGTTTTATATCTTTTGAAAGGTGAAAGTTGGACAAATGTACGAGATAGTCATTACTACATTTGATGGGTTGTATCGGTATAGAACGGAAGATGTCGTCAAGATAAACGGTTTCTATGGTACAACACCAGTATACCAGTTTATGCACAGGTAAATGTCGCCAAGATAACCGGGTGCACAGGTACCTCACCAGTACCAGTTCATGTACAGGTAAATGCCATCAAGGTAAACGGCTTATGTGGTACAACACAAGTGTATATATCAATTTGTGCACggaaaatatcatcaagataaagatGTAGACTAGTGTAGATAACAGAACAACTGTATACACGTTTACAAATGTCATTCTGATGAACAAAGCAAGTACGTGTATATGCATGCATACGTTGATGCTAATGTAAGATGTCGTCCTTTCAAATCGCTATTCAAATATCAATGTTCTTTGATAATAGAATTCCGCCTAAGCTGGTGCTAGTGGACATGAAACTTTCGATTCACCTCCCACGAAAAGGATCAATGGAACATTTTGCCTGTTGCGATCTAAGCTCCCAAAGTATATCCATATTGATTAATTGgacaaaatgtttaataatatttatttttcctGAATGGGTTTAATAATGCATCTAAACTCTTCAGAGCTGGTGATATTCTATCAGCCAACATGGAAAAAGTGCCCGAATTTCTCCTCCATGATGCAATTTATGCTGCAGCTGCAACATGGAAGAAAAGTATTGTAGAGTTTACCAGCTGTGAAAGTGTGCATGTTCAGCTTGCTAGAGGTAAACTTGTTGAAGAAAATGTAGCAACGTTCTTCTTTTGTCGGAAAGTTATAAAATGTTGTGCTTTTAACGTTACAATACTTGTTATAAACATATGAGTTGTCACTATCAGTGACAAATGCTCCCGTAGTCCAATGCCCCggagcatttatgccaagtaattttaaaatcccttcgtcgatggcagagttatggaccggataaaAAACTggcagaccatgttaacctttaacctctaagtgtgacctggccttagagctaggggtctggatcttgctcatgacacgtcgtttgtctcatggggaacatttatgccaagtaatttcaaaatccattgatgaatgacagagttaggAACCGGACACGAaagaccctattaacctttgacttctaagtctgacattgaccttggagctaggggtctgggggTTGCGCATGACAGATCGTCTCATTTTGTAAACATATAtgtcaagttattttaaaatcccttcatggatggcagagttatggaccggccacaaaacaaaccctgttaacatttgacctctaagtgtgaccttgatattgGAGCTAGGactctgggtcttgcgcatgacacgttgtctcattatggggaacatttgtgccaagttattttaaaaccccttcatggatagcagagttatggaccggacatgaaacagatatttttttaaactttgtgaccttgaccttggagctagggttctggatCTTGTGCTTGACACGTCGtttcataatggtgaacatttatgccaagttatttcaaaatccctttatagatggcagagttaAAGCCGGACAATAATTTACACTGACGCACGCActcacggacggacggacgcacgcacggacactgcgattttaatatgcccaccttcgggggcataaaaatctacATTACAAAACTTGTACTTTATTTTGTGTAAAACAGTGTCAACTTTTACAGCATTCTTTTATATCAGAAAAGTTTACGCGAAATATTCACGAAGTAAAGATAATTCAAAGTATACAATCTAAAGGAGCAGTTATTTAGGAAAAACAGTAGATACTAAAATAttatagaattttattaaaaaatttatgtTATCATCAGTTTAAAGATGAACTAAGATCTGTATGAACAAATCTTTACATTTTAGCGTCCGATACTAGCTCTGGATACGTTGTGTTCATTGAATTGAGAGATGCAAAGAAATTAAATGAACAAGAGATAGAACTAGTAAGTATATTTCTATcagttaaaatcaaaattaaaataataccgttatattaattattttcagtGTTAGACAGATGTTGTTACCATGTTTGCAGCATAAGAAGTATAATTTCAAATTGAATAAGAAATTAACAACATATGGAACTGTATAAATGTGTTTACAGATATGCTTATAGGTACTCAGGGTCGAATTGATGATGCCATCAGGTTGTGATTTATCTTACAGAAGTCAGATGTTAACGTTTCTTCTTGTAAAGTCGTTATGTTCAAGTTTAAGTTCATGTTCGTTAGAATAATTTTACCTAATTCTAAGTAATATTCATTTTGGTATAAGGGATCCCGATGTTGCAAAACAATCTTTATCAGATCAAGTTGTACCAAAGCTGTTTGAGTGTAGAGCGAGTTGGCGGAATGACACATATCTAGATTTAGGCAATCTCTACCTGTTATTTAACATGGTGATTTCGTCCAGTCGTTCTGCGTAAAAATTCGCAACTCAAACCAcatgatctgataaagctatggatAGTGTAAATATGTTACTAGCTCTTTTATATGCTGTGACAACACACTGGACATGTTGCATGAAATATCTAGTTGCTGTGACCACATTCTGGCAACTAGATATTTTCACCattgtattattgtattataGGTTGATAAGGAATTGTGTGAAAGACATACTGTATATGCGACAATGCGCAAGAACAAAAAACTACGATCAGTTCAAATAATTCAGATGAAAACGGGCGCATTCGACTCAGTCAAGAAAATGATGTTAGCTTCAAACCCAAATGTATTTAGCATGCAATATAAATTACCAAGAATCATGAGAAGGAGTGACATTTTGAAGGCTATGTTAGATATGGAATATAATTGACAATGTTATTCACTGTAAACTGTGATAAAATTGATTTGTATACTAGTAGTGACCTCGATGTATCCTTTGGTGGTGAGGAGCATTCCCCCACCCCCGGTCGATTTATTCAAAGAACATTGACATCATTTCTGTGTattgaaatgacattttaaaagaaatcaatttATTTTTGCATGTTGCTTAAAACAGAGCAGAAATCATTATTGGgtgtattttgtaattttagtaATTTGCTTGGTGCACCCCATTGCTTGGTTCTCCTAAAACATCGTATTTTGCCGACACTTTGTTTTGCAGGTTTTTGCATCATTAGGTTTTGATAACATGAATACGTGGCATACATTGTATTTAAACAGACATTGTATTTGCCGAGAATGAGAATAAGGAAAATATGTCACTTTGATTCTAAGATACGTTAGCATGCCTATTTGTACAAAATGTCACCACAAAGTTCTATATTGATACTTCCAATTTTAAGCACGTACATTACTGCCACACTACAGAATAAAACTGCAACTTAATAGATACATATGGAAATCTATGAGTCCCCGGGACGTACTTAAAATTACGAAATCCCAGCTTCCTGCCACTTTTTCACTCACAGAGAATAATATATAGATTACTCGGTATTTAGGTATGTCTCGCTCTCCATTCCATGTATTAAGCTGTTGTCAATTCAATAAATTCTGAATAATAAAGATTCGTTCGAGCCACTGCCAAGGGCACATaccattacctctcacgaacaaaACTACATTGTAAATTAAATAGAGCCTACTAATAATTTGCTTGGTGCACCCCATTGATTGAAGTGCACAATATCAGTTTTCTAATTTGTAAACAGTCATCTGTACATAGACTCAATGTTTTTATTATTCCTATCATTAGGGATCTTTCGATCTTCAGACAATTCTAAGGGGCGCAAAAAAGGGTGCGTGCTGGTAATTTCAATCacttttattctatagcagagttCCGTTAAAAATCGTTGCACAGCCAAATAAGCAGTTGATAAATAATGGTTTTGTTCTCAATGCCTCTAAAATATCTTCTTGTAGATTTGATTTCACGTGCTCTTATATATTGGTCAAATCATCAaaattgttattctatattttctCTGCGTAATGTCATTTTTAAACGCATATATGCTCCGCTACTAAACCCTAGCTCcaaaagtggtgataaggaaaggAGCTATCggcatttccgtggtgcagctatcaccggtcatgcatgtaatatgccatgactaaataaataaactttgaaacatcGAAACAGGTAAGTAAAATTgacatttgttttacattttaattgatGGAAATTATTTAATGTTGAAAAAGACCATATGTATACACAAGcccaaagaaatatttgaaaaggaaagtacatgtataaataaaaactgaatttcagtcaTATCTGAGTTAAGTGAAGTCGTGGTCGAAAAATTATTCTTTATAATGTTGCCTGCATACTGTCtctatgtaataaaatgattccaTGCACATGACGTTCGGCAGTTTAGATATGTATAATGACAccctttttgaagaaaaattaactATAGAAAATGGTGGACAATATTCTGTGTTTATGAAAAACACTGGCATATTTCTTTTAAGGGAGGTTTTGATTATAAACTCTGATGTTTGCTTGTGAATTAAGCATCACTTACACTGAGACCATCTGCATTCGTGATAATGTTCATATAATGTGTATATGCA
Protein-coding sequences here:
- the LOC123548903 gene encoding uncharacterized protein LOC123548903 isoform X1; this translates as MYHITRSKLLYTSVFFLVIGGGRFIYCWKQEDSGFLPDIVVASSIAIALILIDIYRLKPAPSHTLSSLILQYIFMRTLLVCGYTLKKRFDKKCKKCEEQQESILKEILAQNKDTLFARDHSLENVNSVQNFRETMTLTSYDNYRKYAEMIKEDGAENILFPGKAYFLALTSGTTSGKSKVFPKSQKARNKAMPWILAMIYNMVYATGNQLLKKWLYVKIVPKLIVTNSGIESGPIAAVTYKFNFPFSAVPNLSVQTEYEALYIHLAFSLAEDDVCCFSTMVSTTALSLFTVMEKNWSSLCNDIENGALSENLDVSVLERNRLNRLLKPNPKRAAFLRKEFAKGFRGIVSRIWPTCPCLLALKTGVFETPAKIVKEKYLGELHIASLMHNGTETIYGMNIDPMAEPDVNYVPILPLIFFEFLPIEEFGEKLPSTLLAHQVKVGQMYEIVITTFDGLYRYRTEDVVKINGFYGTTPVYQFMHRAGDILSANMEKVPEFLLHDAIYAAAATWKKSIVEFTSCESVHVQLARASDTSSGYVVFIELRDAKKLNEQEIELVDKELCERHTVYATMRKNKKLRSVQIIQMKTGAFDSVKKMMLASNPNVFSMQYKLPRIMRRSDILKAMLDMEYN
- the LOC123548903 gene encoding uncharacterized protein LOC123548903 isoform X2 is translated as MRTLLVCGYTLKKRFDKKCKKCEEQQESILKEILAQNKDTLFARDHSLENVNSVQNFRETMTLTSYDNYRKYAEMIKEDGAENILFPGKAYFLALTSGTTSGKSKVFPKSQKARNKAMPWILAMIYNMVYATGNQLLKKWLYVKIVPKLIVTNSGIESGPIAAVTYKFNFPFSAVPNLSVQTEYEALYIHLAFSLAEDDVCCFSTMVSTTALSLFTVMEKNWSSLCNDIENGALSENLDVSVLERNRLNRLLKPNPKRAAFLRKEFAKGFRGIVSRIWPTCPCLLALKTGVFETPAKIVKEKYLGELHIASLMHNGTETIYGMNIDPMAEPDVNYVPILPLIFFEFLPIEEFGEKLPSTLLAHQVKVGQMYEIVITTFDGLYRYRTEDVVKINGFYGTTPVYQFMHRAGDILSANMEKVPEFLLHDAIYAAAATWKKSIVEFTSCESVHVQLARASDTSSGYVVFIELRDAKKLNEQEIELVDKELCERHTVYATMRKNKKLRSVQIIQMKTGAFDSVKKMMLASNPNVFSMQYKLPRIMRRSDILKAMLDMEYN